The DNA segment CTGAAATTGAGTTATGAACCCAACTCACAATCATGCAAAGATAGATCACCGAGATGCACAAAACTCTGGAAAGCAACACCTCTGCAAATAACCCCATACTCATTTCAGAGGTCCAAGCCTTGAAAGATAGGATAGAAGAACACTCCAAGAAGTTGGAGCAAAGCGCAGAAAAGCTAACACTGCTCGAAgctaaaaatatagtttttcaaAAAAGGAAAACTCAGCTCTCAACACAAAAATAAGGAAGAAACAGCACAGGTTTCATACTCGCATTCCACATATGCAGCTTTAGAAGCTCCGGCCAAGGGAGGTAACACGATTCAACGAGCTCCACCCTAAATGGAGAGCCAACAAATAGTACTGACACGAGGGACAAACTAAATGAACCCGATAGAAGATGATTTTGACACGGATACAGATGAGATGTAGGAAGATGCATTTTGGGGGTACGTGGATACAAATGAGGATAGACACACATTtttcgttattttttttttgataaaaatgcaACTTTTcggttttgacaaaaaaatgtttttgcagttttggcgaaaaatatttttgcgatttttgtgaaaatgtttttttttatagtttttgcaGTAAATATGATTTGGTGAGGTttgcgggaaaatgtgtttacTTTTTAGCAGCAAAATGTAATTTTacgattttgaagaaaaaaatgtgTTTGCAGTTTTGATTGAAAATTATAACTTTGTTGTTTTGGCGAAAAGatgcatttttgtaattttggcaAAAAATGTGACTAATACTTTTAGCCAAATGTGGTTTGCAGCTTTTTGACATAATATATCATAACTATTTGTTTGTCTAAACTTGAATctaaatatttattagaataGTGATAAATTTGTCATTTGTTATTTTGGACAATTTTATCTTTCAGATGCaccaattttattttagattaagattttataattaatttagatTAACCATTTTGGATGATGtctattgttattttaatacaAAACATACATAAACTTTCATCTCCCTCGAGATATTCCACGTGAATTAACAGAACATTAACAAAACAAACGAATAGGCCTTACTCACAGCTCAGCTTCTGTAACAACGGTGAGGACAAGTCTAGCAACATTGTACTTGTCACTAAAAGCAAAGAGGCTTGTTTCTTGATTTCTCCAAACCAAAGTGTTCCCATCAGAGCTCTAAAAACAAGATTGAATTACTTTCTTCTCCGCAGATCACTTGAATGTTAGCTTCAGACCAAACATTCTCATGCCTTTCAGCTCATACACCTCGGGAGAAGTTAACAAAGTATTAATAGGCTCCGAGTATTTGACCAAATGACATTatttaatactccctccgttttttaatataagtcgttttacagctatgcacgtagattaagaaaatcattaatttcttatattttctaaacaaaaacataattaattatttacctaaccacaattcaaccaatagaaaaatataagatatattatcattggtcatacaacattaattattaataaattttacattgaaaaccgaaaacgacatataatttggcacaaaaaaatttctctaaaacgacttataataaaaaacggagggagtacattaaaataaaatacttgtTACATACAACTTACAAGTTACATATACACAACTTTATAGATGTTCTAcgaacatatattatataaatacataaagaGGGAGAGAGATTCTTTTCTCTCATCTTCTTCCCATATTCAGGAGGGGTACACATATCTTCCAAACTCCACTCATTTCCTCTTTCCGGAACCGATAGTAAGCAAATCAAAGCTTCTCAGGGCGTCATCATTACGCCCAAGCCTTGCGGTTGGCTTAGATTCTTGGCCCGGTTGAATCTTTTGGGTACCGCTTGAAAACAGTTTACTTGAGCGGTTCTCGCTCAGCTCACCTGATGATCCAGGTCGGCTGCTTGACATCACCGCCCTTGCACTCTCATTTCTTGTTTTCTCAGACACGAGCTGCATATTTGTAACCAAACATCACAACACGAACTCTCAATCACTTTTGAATATgaacaaatatcaaataaacgaAATTTCATACTAACACACttgaaaaaagagagagaaaagagtaCCACTTCTTTGGAAGAGCGAATCCCAGGACTCCATACGTTTCGTCTGGCAAACGCTTCAACCGCACCTGAGAATCTTTCTCGCAGATCCTTCCCCTCtgcaccaaaaaaaataaaaaaaaaacaactactGAGCTAACTCTTTAACTATCTGAGCATAAAACAATGTGCAGGACATGGAATCAAATTGTACTTATTATACCTGAAGGCATTTCACCTTTTTCTGCGGATGGTCCTGGAGTGTCTAGAGCTGCTTTTGGATTTGGCTGGTTAACACAAACATGAGATCTCAGAGAATTTTTACCGTTTCTAAGAGTTAGTACTTCACACGTTAACCCGGAAAACACTAACCTTTGATCTCGAACTAGAGCCCATCTGAGGATATTTCAAGATTGTCCAATCAAACACATAGTCGAACTGATAACCTGCATGCATTAACATTAGGTAACATTGTAGAGAAGAGGGGGAAGAGAACGAAAAGCAGAAGAGGTTTCTAACCTTCCCGAATGAAAAGGTCCCTGAAGAGTCTTTTCAAATATGAATAATCTGGTTTGTCCTCAAACCTCAATGATCGGCAGTAATGGAAATAGGATGTGAACTCCGAGGGAAATGACTTGCAAAGAAGCTGTGGAATAAATGAAATGATGTTTAGTGAAAAGTCACACAAAGCTAAATGTTACAGTATTATAGATAAATGAGGTACCTCAACAGGAGTAAGCATCTTCCTTTCACTAATCTTGTCATACTTCTGTTTCTTGGTACCAGCTTTCAGACCTTGCCATGGTAGACTGAGGCAAGACAAGTTTAAAGAGATTTTCATGTTTCTCAAAAATGTCACTATAAATAAACAAAGTAAGATAGTTATCCTCATTTCCTTACCTTCCTCGTAGAAAATACATGAGCACGTAACCAAGCGACTCAAGGTCATCTCTTCTACTTTGCTCTGCATTAAACGAAAAAGTTATCTCTCACATATAATGATTGAAATGAAATGTGTGACATAGAAACAGTTCTCACCAATCCCAAGGTGTGTATTGACACTTGCATATCGAGCAGTTCCTGTTAGATTCTTATTCTCCCTGTGAAATTTCCAATCAATTCTTATGAAGAAACCCAATGAAGGAAGAAAGGAAATATTGTTAGATCCCACACCTGTATGGTATATGCTTATGTGTCTGAAGATCTCTATACTTTTTAGCAAGCCCATAATCGATGATATACACCTGATATTGAATCTAATCTGTTAATATTGCTTTTATGAATATACATTCATCAATAAAGCCTGAAACTAGAAAAGTCTACCTGGTTTGCTTTGCGACCGAGACCCATCAAAAAGTTGTCTGGTTTAATGTCACGGTGAAGAAATCCTCTAATGTGCATGTATTCAACTCTGTTTATCTGCAATATAAAGGTGTTTCGtaaataatgattttaaatagatTATTCAGGAAATAAAAGAGGGGGAGAAACTTACTAACTGATCAGCAAGCATAAGAACAGTTTTCAAGGAAAAAGAGCGAGTGCAGTAGTTGAACAAGTCCTCTAAGCTGGGACCAAGAAGGTCAATTGCCATGCAGTTGTATTCACCCTCCACACCGTACCATTTGAGATGAGGAATACCACCTGTGTTGTCCAAAAAAGACAATTCAGAGACCATATGAAACAGAGAAATGAGGCTGAGAATAATGAGAAACTCACTCCCTCCTTGAAGAAGCATGTATACTTTTGATTCATAGTGTAGTTGAGGATGCTTTGTTTTCACCGGTTCCTAGCaacatgttaaaaaaaatagtaagaaATGTGGCTTATTTACAAGAACAGAggatgaaaagaaaaaagaatcaaaTAAGATTCTGAAAGAGAGAAACAATGAACCGTTACTCTGGAGTTTTTGATATCCAATAAAAACTAGTCTAAATAAAACTTgagaatatatatacaaatacaaaGATCCAAGTGATTCGGTATCAAacctactactactactactagtgattgtttattttcttcttcaccTTTATTATATTCATCTTGCAAAATTTACAAAACTAAACACCTTTATATATTCATTTTACAAATGCAGAGACTAGATTTCAAAGATTCAGTATGAAAATTGAACAATTATTTTACTCAGAGCATCTCCAGGTACATATATAAGGCCATCCACACTACTACATGTATTAAAACTAAAACTACCCCAAAAAGAtgtaaaataaaacaagaaaaaatgagGATTTGAGACAAGTTGGTTTTCATTACATACCAGCTTAACAGCAACTTCTTCTCCCGTTTGGACATTACTCCCTTGAcaacaaaatcaaaaattaatgtCAGTTTactatttaaagaaaaaaagaaaagggttAATTATTATTGTGAAGGAATCAGTAAATCATATACCTATATAAATTTCACCGAAGGAACCACTACCGATCTTCCTACTCAACTTGAATTTGCCGCCGATGACATGCTCCATTCTTCTCTTTTCCGATTAAGCCGAGTGGAGTGGGATCCAAAGAATACCGATTTTCTCAGGAGATTGTTTGAAgacaaataaaagataaaaataaaaagaaaagtggGAGACCGATGACCGACGAGGAGGAGCAAGAAAGACGAGAGAAGACGGCTTTCACAGATTTATATTATCTTGTTTCCTTtatgtttaataaaataaatgttttcgTCACGGGAAAGGCAAAATAAACGAGCcttcttttaattaattaataagttTTTGGCACACTAATGACGAATACCAAAATTCAAGTTTCAGAAATAGATTTATGATATGATATAAATTCTTAAATTTAACAAATTCTACTTAGATTTATGATATGATGTATGTACCTTTGTTGTTTAAGTTGTTAACTATAGGTCGTGCTGCGTTTTTACTACAACAAGTGGTAAAGAGTTGGATCCGTATTATTGTctattaaaaattgttataatgcCATCTTCACTAGAGATAGCAATCAAAGATCTAGACCGCAGACTTTGGCCCGTAAAAACTTAGTACAGGGTAGGATTGGACCTTCATTTGGTAAGCCCGCAAAATTGCAGGCTTCGCGGGATGGGTTCAAAGCAGGACGGGTCGAAAGCGGAATGGGTCGAAAGCGGAACGGATCGAAAGCGGGATGAGCTTAACCTGCGGGATTTTGAAGACCTGCAACCCTAAGTCCCTATTTCtgctttgagagagagagagagaggagagagagagagagagatagagagagagagagagagagagagagagagagagagagagttcgaTCTTCACCGGTGGAGCTTCTTCAAGTTATCATAAGAAGTTTGAAAACTCACTTTCCACCGAAAAAGAAGATCTAATTCCCGCCGTGGATTCTTCGTAGTTTTGCCAATATATATTTGTTCACACTATCATACATTTTGGAGTTTTAGATTTCAATATATCTTTAATTGACTTCTATTATTCTTATTTGCAGAAGATGAAGTTGATGgtgaagaaaataaattttcaagaacaagaagtgtgattggttttttttattttatttatttttggaattAACATCTTTGATTTGGTGTTGgctttatttaattttggattCAGAAAACTAAAGCATTTGTTATGAACATATGAGTTATGGTATTTGGATTCAGCAACTAAagtattgtttattttaaaatgtttggaGTCTTAACAAAAGTAAATAAACTAGTGTTTTGATCCAACTAAAATTTTCAACTAGTTCAATCTTCGACTAAACTCACTTACTGATGCGTCATGAAACTAATAAAGCATCTTGAATCATATCTTGAAGCGTTCAGGAGCCATATGTCAGTTTGTAATTCTATGTTCCGCGAGCCAATTCGCAAAGGCTTACATGTTTTACGGTACGGGTTTGGTCAGCCATTTTGAGGACCACAGCCCGCGCAGGCCTGACCCGTCGTGACCCGTTCGAAGACGAATCCGCTGCGGTACGGGACGGGACGGGACGGATCAACCTGTTTGACATTCCTAATCTTCATCACAACTTTTTCACAATGTGATAGTGGTGCTTTCCGATTAGATGGAACTCCCAATGTCTCACTCTAATAGTAATgctatatcttttttttttgttcacgtATACATGACTAACATTATCACGTATTTTCATTTGGTTCATAAACCACTGGATGGAAGGCAATTTCCATcataataacatttttattttcaaatttaaataatggaTATAAACTTAATTTTGGGGTAGACTTTGAATGCTGAGTTCATTAACCTATACGTGTAGATATGtattcatttaaattttaaagaaaatttagaaGCAAAATACAGGGCCGGCTCTGAGAATTTGAGAGCTTTAGACCATTTagtaaagatttaaaaaaatttgagggctcaaattttttttttttaagtttggggtctatttacatataaaaaatttcaaaaagtttggaGTCTAAGGTAAATGTTTTATCAGGCTTTGCCCAAGACCGGTCCtggcaaaataaataaaaatctataggTATACTTCATTTCTTAGAAACGATCATTACTCTTTGAGAAAGAGCtcttctattttattttgagtCTCACTTGGGTTGTTTGTCTTACAAAACATATTGGTCTGTACAATGGTCTTTTATTCTAACTTAAACATCATTGTATCTGTGAATTAAAACCACATCGTATTCCAAACATGTTGGACCATTTCTGTTTGTGCATGAAAGATCTTTTATTGTTCTTACAAGATTGAAATCATCGTTTTAAATTATTGTAAGACTTTTTAAGTATTTGTTTTAAACCGTTtctttcaatatttttataaggTAGCAGCTAATCCTTACCTATATAGGTGCAAGAACAAAGTAAAAAAACTAACGATATATCAAATATGTTCggagctatatatatatatagatgtccgacaaaaaaaaactagatatcTAACTCTACTCTGCAAAAGACTATTGCAATACTTTTGTAGAAGTAAGTAGGCCTCATAATTAGTAAAATCCAAATTAGACTTATGAGAATAATattgaaaatctaaaaatctGAATCCGACAGAGCCCCCAAACGCCCAAGACTAGAAGTAACTTTCAAACTCAGTAATCAACATGCCTGACAAAATTAGTAAAGAGTTAACTGTTTTTGCTTTCTTTAGAAATTTGCCAGATTTAACGATCATGGAAAGCAAAGCAaagtaataatattaataaaaataaaaccaaaatggaaaagacaagaaaattaGAAGCGAAGTAGCTTGGTTTTACCGTCTCTCTCGAAACACTAACTTGTTTTTAAAAGAGACCTGGATTTCTCACTACTAATTGTATACACAAAATGAAAAGGCTAATTTCTATCTGCAGCTGATTGAGAAATCGTAGAGTTAAAGTAGTCCAAACACAAAGGCACAAAATACACAAACATCATACTTGTGTAAGTGATAAAATTGATACAATTAATGATGGCACCATGCGAAATTAAAAGACTAAACGAGTTAGTAAAGAGTTGGTggtataaaacaaaaatttgacaatcataatatttttttggagaACGACTAGAAATCACTGAACCGTTTGTATAGTGATAACTCTTTTCTTTCTCAGAAAACACTTTTACAGCTTAGTAAAATTTACTATttataagttacaaaaaaaaaaatttactatttATGGCTCAACAAAATTATAACTAAACCGCTATCTTGACCATTATTAAGGTATCGTAAGCATTTGTTACTGCATTATGTCACTAGACTAATCGTACCACCCTCTGCTTTTTAGAAATACATTATATTGATGAACAATATTATAATAGTGTCGACTTTACGAATGTTTGCAGTGCCAAAGAAGGATCCTATGGGCGATAGAGTACGGGGGCAATGATAAATAATgtgaactagattttgatccgcgcaggcgcgcgggtgtatattttgaaaaatatgttgatatttgtttttcatgtaattattaggatttggaaaaatgaatccgaagaacataaccgataccgatccaaagatatagtaccaaacccaaacataaattgattaaatattctaattattcaaaattttgttatttagagaaccaaatctgatccgaaccgaagtatttaggtatccgaatttatctaaaaatagatttatatacttatatatattaattatttttagatttaacgtatataaaacatcaaaaatgatacttttaaattggtttaaatacttgaaaatatatatagatagtcaaaagtaaatatctgaaatagttaaagtatactcaaatcaccaaaaatacttaaaataattattgatttcgtatccaaaattttaaatcaagccaattgatatgttaagtttaagtattatgacatatgttattcaaatttatacgtaatatattattttatttatacattttgagaaatttaaaatatataatgatttaagactttaaaaataatttaaattagttatccaaactcaaaccaaacccgcaaagatccaaatcgaactcaaaccaaaatttagaaacattctaataaggctgaaatctttgaccccgaaaacccaaaatacaaaccgatcagaactaaacccgtatgggtatccaaaagcccatccctagtcattattatatatcgtattttatcatcatataattaattgtattttatatgtaccatcatataagtaatcatataattaatagtattttatacataccatcatataaataattacatatattatatttttaaaacgtaatatgaaatatgaaaaccataatttgagttggtatttcaaattgggctttgtattatatttttcttatatatattgacaatatttttttataatggttattgaaaaatagtttagtaaaaatccatttttgaatatatgtatatttttgaatcaatttttgatataaatcaaatttgaattattattttgatttgaaatatgtatataaagtttaaattttgttttatggttagtttagagaaaaaaattttagggaattagattgacccattttggtatattttaaaagtggcctagataactttcaatttttaaaaaaaacataagcccattactttttttcttaatactactatccttgttttcaaacaaaaatatttttttttaaaagactgcaatccatgtttccaaacagtccaaatttttaaaagtcctattcaagtctccaaacactccaattttgtacttgagttttaataagatagactagattttgacccgcgcaggcgcgcggatgtatattttgaaaaatatgttgatatttgtttttcatgtaattattaggatttggaaaaatgaatccgaggaacataaccgataccgatccaaagatatagtaccaaacccaaacataaattgattaaatattctaattattcaaaattttgttatttagagaaccgaatctgatccgaaccgaagtatttgggtatccgaatttatctaaaaatagatttatatacttatatatattaattatttttagatttaacgtatataaaacatcaaaaatgatacttttaaattggtttaaatacttgaaaatatatatagatagtcaaaagtaaatat comes from the Brassica rapa cultivar Chiifu-401-42 chromosome A01, CAAS_Brap_v3.01, whole genome shotgun sequence genome and includes:
- the LOC103833714 gene encoding casein kinase 1-like protein 10, which encodes MEHVIGGKFKLSRKIGSGSFGEIYIGSNVQTGEEVAVKLEPVKTKHPQLHYESKVYMLLQGGSGIPHLKWYGVEGEYNCMAIDLLGPSLEDLFNYCTRSFSLKTVLMLADQLINRVEYMHIRGFLHRDIKPDNFLMGLGRKANQVYIIDYGLAKKYRDLQTHKHIPYRENKNLTGTARYASVNTHLGIEQSRRDDLESLGYVLMYFLRGSLPWQGLKAGTKKQKYDKISERKMLTPVELLCKSFPSEFTSYFHYCRSLRFEDKPDYSYLKRLFRDLFIREGYQFDYVFDWTILKYPQMGSSSRSKPNPKAALDTPGPSAEKGEMPSEGKDLRERFSGAVEAFARRNVWSPGIRSSKEVLVSEKTRNESARAVMSSSRPGSSGELSENRSSKLFSSGTQKIQPGQESKPTARLGRNDDALRSFDLLTIGSGKRK